A window from Podospora bellae-mahoneyi strain CBS 112042 chromosome 1 map unlocalized CBS112042p_1, whole genome shotgun sequence encodes these proteins:
- a CDS encoding uncharacterized protein (CAZy:CE1; COG:O; EggNog:ENOG503NZTT), producing MRLSSFTSGFLALVGLSNAASLTQITNFGSNPSGARFYIYVPDRLASNPAIITAVHYCSGTASAFYNGSPYARLADTHGFIVVYPESPNSGGCWDVSSNAAYTRNSGANSHAIVNMVNWTIERYGADRNRVFLAGLSSGAMMTNVLAATYPDVFKAASAYAGVPAGCFYTGTVAGWNNTCANGQSITTQEHWAQTARNMYPGYTGPRPKMMIYHGSADDIIYPRNFNETMKQWAGVLGYTYGSPRQTIPNSPSAPYTKYVYGDDLVGIYGTGITHNIQINGALDLEWFGITGQPATTSSASGPTTTPVSSSTLVTSVRTTTTSAPPVATTPAGCTSPKWGQCGGQGWTGCTVCAAGSTCTFGNNWYSQCL from the exons ATGAGGCTCTCAAGCTTTACCTCGGGCTTCCTCGCCCTTGTCGGTCTCTCGAACGCCGCCTCCCTTACCCAGATCACCAACTTTGGTTCCAACCCAAGCGGCGCGCGCTTTTACATCTACGTTCCCGATAGACTGGCCTCGAACCCGGCCATCATCACTGCCGTGCACTACTGCAGCGGTACCGCCAGCGCCTTCTACAATGGCAGCCCGTACGCCCGGCTGGCCGATACTCACGGCTTCATTGTCGTGTACCCTGAATCACCGAACTCGGGTGGCTGCTGGGATGTCTCTTCTAACGCTGCTTACACCCGCAACAGCGGCGCCAACAGCCATGCCATTGTCAACATGGTGAACTGGACCATTGAGCGCTACGGCGCCGACAGAAACCGTGTCTTCCTCGCCGGGCTCAGCTCGGGCGCCATGATGACCAACGTTCTTGCTGCGACGTATCCTGATGTCTTCAAGGCTGCCAGCGCCTATGCGGGCGTCCCTGCTGGATGCTTCTACACCGGCACCGTCGCCGGCTGGAACAACACCTGCGCGAACGGCCAGTCGATTACGACCCAGGAGCACTGGGCCCAGACTGCTCGCAACATGTATCCTGGCTACACCGGTCCCAGGCCGAAGATGATGATCTACCACGGCTCTGCTGATGACATTATCTACCCCAGA AACTTCAACGAGACGATGAAGCAGTGGGCTGGTGTACTGGGCTATACCTACGGTTCGCCCCGCCAGACCatccccaacagcccctccgccccctACACCAAGTACGTCTACGGCGACGACCTCGTTGGCATCTACGGTACCGGCATCACCCACAACATCCAGATCAACGGTGCCCTCGACCTCGAGTGGTTCGGCATCACTGGCCAGCCCGCCACCACTTCTTCAGCCAGCGGTCCTACCACCACTCCTGTGTCGTCTAGCACTCTGGTCACTTCTGTCAGGACCACTACtacctctgctcctcctgttGCGACTACCCCTGCGGGTTGCACTTCGCCCAAGTGGGGACAGTGCGGTGGTCAGGGGTGGACTGGGTGCACTGTTTGCGCTGCGGGATCGACTTGCACTTTTGGAAATAACTGGTATTCGCAGTGCTTGTaa
- a CDS encoding uncharacterized protein (EggNog:ENOG503PEDZ; COG:S), whose amino-acid sequence MRVLSLFSLAAAALPLASAIQFTSPAGNSTLNKGNSYKVKWDSVDTDPSTFSIYLVNFVNWPPFYTQLAGGVSTESGEYEVTVPCLVDASWGYQFNAINGTNVYVIHAQTPKFYVGEGSCDEPEEEVPVPVITDSLQQTTCEAYTVTATPEPTCDNSVSTVTATVTATVTVGKDAPAAPATTAPATLQYTPGFQSAVKVYSTVYVDLSEVIDSGECVC is encoded by the exons ATGCgcgtcctctccctcttttcgCTCGCCGCTGCGGCCCTCCCCCTGGCCTCGGCCATCCAGTTCACCTCGCCCGCCGGCAACTCGACCTTGAACAAGGGCAACTCGTACAAGGTCAAGTGGGATTCCGTCGACACGGATCCTTCCACTTTCAGCATTTACCTCGTCAACTTTGTCAACTGGCCCCCCTTTTACACCCAACTCGCCGGCGGTGTTTCCACCGAGTCTGGCGAGTATGAGGTGACCGTTCCCTGCCTTGTTGACGCCTCCTGGGGCTACCAATT CAATGCCATCAACGGCACCAACGTCTATGTCATCCACGCTCAGACCCCCAAGTTCTACGTTGGCGAGGGTTCCTGCGATGagcccgaggaggaggtcccCGTTCCCGTGATCACCGACTCCCTCCAGCAGACCACCTGCGAGGCCTATACCGTGACCGCCACCCCCGAGCCCACCTGCGATAACTCCGTCTCTACTGTCACTGCCACCGTCACTGCCACTGTCACCGTCGGTAAGGATGCCCCCGCGGcccctgccaccaccgctcctGCCACCCTTCAATACACCCCCGGCTTCCAGTCGGCTGTCAAGGTCTACTCGACCGTTTATGTTGACCTCTCTGAGGTCATTGACTCTGGCGAGTGCGTGTGCTAA
- a CDS encoding uncharacterized protein (EggNog:ENOG503P1HR; COG:S), with amino-acid sequence MSFYAFTPFSFSAIFPNSANISFHTLPKPTSTRTQPAPGRTMSTPRKQHTFTTLHSLYATSGTVTIHSSSSDSPILVPTPSPLDPNDPLSWPRQKKRTAFLSICTFTFLTNFGIGGLTSAFYLISLEFEKSLPETSALLLWPILVLGLFNFFWVPLANYFGKRPVFVLSCGLLFASYIWGALAKSFESLLWSNIVAAFAGSSTEALGAAMVNDLFFVHERGGKMGVYMNFISGGNTVGPLVCGFVVTGLSWRWHKWIAAMLTGINFVTVVLMVPETRYHRVEVTGEGGQQVSESEDNGQEKGKVRGDGEQGQQREGIVAVPKKSWVQELSLWSGTPKDDTSLWKMFLRPLPMFAYPCVIYSFLGYAVSLVLTVAVNILNSFVLQAPPYSWSPTVNGLINIPGFIGNLLGSFAGGWLVDKFCDWRSRKNNGVFEPENRLYLCILPLLITGAGCVLFGYGVERTLHWTSLFFGYGMVSFALTAVPTITMAYVSDSLLPVNSDALMLVNGSKNIVAFGFLYGIVPWVEKVGYVECFGTQAGIYAAIIAMGMAVLIPFGARIRHAQAKWRIIL; translated from the exons ATGTCATTCTACGCCTTCacacccttctccttctccgccatcttccccaacagCGCAAATATATCCTtccacaccctccccaaacccacctctACCCGAACCCAACCCGCACCCGGTAGAACCATGTCAACCCCCCGTAAACAACACACCTTCACaaccctccactccctctaCGCCACCTCAGGCACAGTAACAATCcactcctcttcctcagaCTCCCCAATCCTAGTccccaccccttctccccttgACCCAAACGACCCCTTATCCTGGCCCCGCCAAAAGAAACGcaccgccttcctctccatctgcaccttcaccttcctcacaAACTTTGGCATCGGCGGCCTAACCTCCGCCTTTtacctcatctccctcgaGTTCGAAAAGTCCCTCCCGGAAAcatccgccctcctcctctggccTATCCTCGTCTTGGGCCTCTTCAACTTTTTTTGGGTCCCCCTGGCTAATTACTTTGGTAAACGCCCCGTGTTTGTGCTAAGTTGTGGGTTACTTTTCGCGAGTTACATCTGGGGGGCTTTGGCGAAGAGTTTTGAGAGTTTGCTATGGAGTAATATCGTTGCTGCTTTTGCGGGGAGCTCGACCGAGGCGTTGggggcggcgatggtgaaTGATTTGTTTTTCGTCCATGAGCGCggggggaagatgggggtgtATATGAATTTTATTAGTGGGGGGAATACGGTTGGCCCGTTGGTTTGTGGGTTTGTTGTTACT GGGTTGAGTTGGAGGTGGCACAAGTGGATTGCTGCTATGCTGACTGGGATTAACTTTGTAactgtggtgttgatggtgccTGAGACGAGATATCACAGGGTTGAAGTGACCGGAGAGGGGGGGCAGCAAGTGTCGGAGAGCGAAGATAACGGGCAGGAGAAGGGCAAGGTGAGAGGTGACGGTGAACAGGGACAGCAGAGGGAGGGAATAGTCGCGGTTCCGAAGAAGAGCTGGGTTCAAGAGTTGAGTTTGTGGTCTGGGACGCCAAAAGACGACACGAGCTTGTGGAAGATGTTCCTGAGGCCGCTGCCAATGTTTGCGTATCCGTGTGTTATTTACTCGTTCCTTGGGTACGCAGTGTCATTGGTGTTGACGGTGGCTGTCAACATTCTCAACTCGTTTGTGCTCCAGGCGCCGCCATACTCGTGGTCACCAACGGTCAACGGGCTGATCAATATTCCCGGGTTCATCGGGAATCTCCTTGGCAGCTTTGCGGGCGGTTGGCTTGTCGATAAGTTTTGCGACTGGAGAAGCAGGAAGAACAACGGGGTGTTTGAACCGGAGAATAGGTTGTATCTCTGCATACTTCCGCTGCTGATTACCGGAGCCGGTTGCGTCTTGTTCGGGTATGGAGTCGAGAGAACACTCCATTGGACCTCATTATTCTTCGGCTACGGAATGGTGTCATTTGCGCTCACAGCAGTCCCCACGATTACGATGGCATATGTGTCAGATTCTCTACTGCCAGTTAACTCGGATGCTTTGATGCTTGTCAACG GGAGCAAAAATATTGTTGCTTTTGGATTTCTTTACGGAATCGTGCCATGGGTTGAAAAGGTTGGCTATGTCGAATGCTTTGGAACTCAAGCAGGAATCTATGCTGCTATTATTGCAATGGGAATGGCGGTTTTAATCCCATTTGGCGCTAGAATCAGACATGCCCAGGCAAAATGGAGGATTATCTTGTAA
- the RPC34 gene encoding 34-kDa subunit of RNA polymerase III (C) (BUSCO:EOG092646WF; EggNog:ENOG503P1SA; COG:K) produces MAAPNSEADQAKLQIFKDELYDTIREHGSETRVFSQADLNGLGVIPNNDVRILVDVIQMLTNEKLLIGVHLPGGELGWKWRSREDAKKYTSLPDEPTRLVYGEIDQAGQDGVWIRHIKLRINIQDATLKACIKFLESKGFISSMTNVEMPNRKMYIRADLKPSERATGGPWFTDGELDEAFIKVIEGIIFEYIKTRSAYFSRGAVLPQRQPKKGVVTGDARGVKRTATDISNDDATPAPAPATKAAPPPPKGKPMYLPMPAGYKKYPTVNDITEFIHNQKVSTAMLGVADIQALVDVLVFDGLIEPIQVHNRKGYRVVRPTKQDTVSYAKRQQDRESHPESGDIVLGPPPLSSAVTEAPCGKCPVFELCQEGGPVAPSTCVYFQEWLGLKEPAVATANGTAPP; encoded by the exons ATGGCGGCGCCAAATTCCGAGGCCGACCAGGCCAAGCTCCAGATCTTCAAAGATGAGCTTTACGATACTATCAGGGAACATGGCAGCGAAACCCGTGTCTTCAGCCAGGCCGACCTCAATGGTCTGGGCGTCATCCCCAACAACGACGTCAGGATACTTGTCGATGTCATTCAGATGCTCACCAATGAAAAGCTCCTCATTGGTGTTCATTTACCGGGCGGAGAACTGGGTTGGAAATGGCGAAGCAGAGAGGATGCCAAGAA GTATACCTCCCTTCCAGACGAACCGACCAGGCTCGTATACGGCGAAATCGACCAAGCCGGCCAAGACGGTGTCTGGATCCGACACATCAAGCTCCGAATCAACATCCAAGATGCCACCCTCAAGGCCTGCATCAAGTTCCTCGAGTCCAAAGGGTTCATCTCGTCCATGACCAACGTCGAGATGCCCAACCGGAAGATGTACATCAGAGCCGACCTCAAACCCTCCGAGCGCGCAACCGGCGGTCCTTGGTTCACAGACGGTGAGCTAGACGAGGCCTTTATTAAAGTCATCGAAGGTATCATTTTCGAGTACATCAAGACCCGCAGCGCATACTTTTCCAGGGGCGCGGTCCTCCCTCAAAGACAACCAAAGAAGGGCGTAGTTACCGGGGATGCCAGAGGTGTCAAGAGAACAGCGACTGACATCTCCAACGACGACGCGACACCCGCCCCTGCTCCAGCGACAAAggctgcccctccaccgccaaagGGCAAGCCAATGTACCTCCCCATGCCGGCCGGGTACAAGAAATACCCTACCGTCAACGATATTACAGAGTTTATCCACAACCAAAAGGTCAGCACTGCTATGCTTGGTGTTGCGGACATCCAGGCGTTGGTCGACGTGCTGGTATTTGACGGCCTGATTGAGCCGATCCAAGTCCACAATCGTAAGGGGTACAGGGTGGTGCGGCCAACAAAGCAGGACACAGTGTCGTATGCCAAGCGGCAGCAGGACCGAGAATCGCATCCAGAATCGGGGGATATAGTGTTAGGCCCTCCGCCGCTGAGCAGCGCAGTGACTGAGGCACCGTGCGGTAAATGCCCGGTGTTTGAACTGTGCCAGGAGGGTGGACCGGTTGCGCCGAGCACGTGTGTTTATTTTCAGGAGTGGTTGGGCTTGAAAGAGCCTGCTGTTGCTACTGCCAACGGAACGGCTCCACCATGA